A region from the Pelobates fuscus isolate aPelFus1 chromosome 1, aPelFus1.pri, whole genome shotgun sequence genome encodes:
- the ALG11 gene encoding GDP-Man:Man(3)GlcNAc(2)-PP-Dol alpha-1,2-mannosyltransferase, producing the protein MAGVLCLCGLLRLLTSLVMPGLVIIITLCLLIVTLIYGLHLWIQHKKKQNVELDKDGKKKTVVAFFHPYCNAGGGGERVLWCALRALQKRYKDASFVVYTGDKDATEEQILNRAFGRFNIKLTNSVKFIFLEKREFVEASRYPHFTLLGQSLGSIILGWEALMKCVPDIYIDSMGYAFTLPLFKYLGGCRVGCYVHYPTISTDMLSVVRSQHARFNNSAYITNNPVLSRLKLIYYNLFAVLYRWVGSCSDVIMVNSTWTFNHILNLWKCSECTNIVYPPCDVQTFLDIKLDQEQGRRDHSIVSVGQFRPEKDHSLQIRAFKKLLAKKTSEETSKLKLILIGGCRNKEDDDRVSELKKLSLELGVPVEFKVNIPFEDLKKCLSDATIGLHTMWNEHFGIGVVECMAAGTIILAHNSGGPKMDIVIPFESQKTGFLADSEDSYASVMDQIMSLSPEERLKIRQNARRSVTRFSDREFETNFLSAAEHLFK; encoded by the exons ATGGCCGGTGTGTTATGCCTGTGTGGGCTGCTCAG GCTGTTGACTTCCTTGGTTATGCCAGGACTTGTCATAATCATAACTTTGTGCCTCCTCATTGTCACCCTTATATATGGTCTGCACTTGTGGATTCaacataagaaaaaacaaaacgtgGAATTAGACAAAGATGGAAAGAAGAAAACAGTGGTGGCATTTTTCCACCCATATTGCAACGCAGGAGGTGGAGGGGAGAGAGTTCTTTGGTGTGCGCTGAGAGCTTTGCAGAAAAG GTATAAAGATGCCAGTTTTGTTGTTTACACTGGTGATAAAGATGCCactgaagaacagattctgaataGGGCCTTTGGACGATTCAACATCAAACTAACCAATTCTGTAAAATTCATATTTTTGGAAAAACGTGAGTTTGTGGAAGCAAGCCGATATCCTCATTTTACATTGTTGGGCCAAAGTCTCGGTTCCATTATTCTAGGATGGGAGGCTCTGATGAAGTGCGTACCAGATATTTATATTGACTCTATGGGATATGCATTTACTTTACCGCTTTTCAAGTATCTTGGAGGCTGTAGAGTTGGATGTTATGTGCATTATCCAACTATCAGTACAGATATGCTGTCTGTGGTTCGTAGCCAACATGCAAGGTTTAACAACTCTGCTTATATTACTAATAATCCTGTCCTAAGCAGGCTTAAGTTAATATACTACAATCTTTTTGCAGTATTGTATAGATGGGTTGGCTCgtgtagtgatgtaataatgGTAAACTCTACCTGGACTTTTAACCACATACTTAATTTGTGGAAATGCAGTGAGTGCACAAACATAGTGTATCCACCATGTGATGTACAAACCTTTTTAGATATCAAATTAGACCAAGAGCAGGGAAGAAGGGACCATTCCATTGTTTCAGTTGGCCAGTTCAGGCCTGAAAAAGACCATTCACTTCAGATCCGGGCGTTTAAGAAACTGTTGGCCAAGAAGACATCCGAAGAAACCTCAAAGCTGAAGCTTATCCTTATTGGTGGATGTCGTAACAAAGAAGATGACGATCGTGTGTCTGAACTGAAAAAACTTAGTTTGGAACTTGGTGTCCCTGTGGAATTTAAAGTGAACATCCCTTTTGAAGATCTCAAGAAGTGTCTGAGTGATGCTACCATTGGGTTACACACCATGTGGAACGAGCACTTTGGAATTG gAGTAGTTGAATGCATGGCAGCCGGGACAATCATTCTCGCCCACAATTCAGGAGGTCCTAAGATGGACATTGTAATACCTTTTGAAAGCCAAAAAACTGGGTTCTTGGCAGATAGTGAGGATAGCTATGCTTCGGTTATGGACCAAATCATGTCCCTGTCTCCAGAAGAAAGACTGAAAATAAGACAAAATGCTCGCCGTTCTGTCACCAGATTCTCAGACCGCGAGTTTGAAACAAATTTCCTGTCTGCTGCAGAGCATCTGTTTAAATAA